A genomic stretch from Terriglobus sp. RCC_193 includes:
- a CDS encoding response regulator transcription factor, with product MKRILVVDDERQITLILRTSLQSSGYLVETASNGLEAFEKFEAHAPDLIITDLSMPEMSGLELTQAVRRLATTPILVLSVRDSDSMKVKALDEGADDYLTKPFSMNELLARVRALLRRNTPPSPAENALHEGDFEVDLAAHRVMLKGVELHLTPKEFELLVVLLQNAGRVMTHKALLRHIWGPAGESQPEYIRVLIGQLRKKLDRGLGIRYIQSEPWIGYRLVAEGTTASD from the coding sequence ATGAAACGAATTCTCGTAGTGGACGACGAACGGCAAATCACTCTGATCCTTCGCACCTCGCTACAAAGCAGCGGATACCTCGTTGAAACTGCAAGCAACGGATTAGAAGCTTTTGAAAAATTCGAGGCACACGCGCCAGACCTTATCATCACGGACCTTTCCATGCCAGAGATGAGCGGTCTGGAATTAACTCAGGCTGTTCGTCGTTTAGCCACAACACCTATTCTGGTGCTGAGTGTGCGCGACAGCGACAGCATGAAAGTGAAGGCACTGGATGAAGGAGCGGATGACTATCTCACCAAGCCTTTCAGCATGAACGAACTGCTTGCTCGCGTTCGGGCTTTACTTAGGCGTAATACTCCTCCCTCGCCTGCGGAAAACGCTCTACACGAAGGTGATTTTGAAGTCGATCTTGCGGCACACCGAGTCATGCTGAAGGGAGTCGAGCTTCATCTCACGCCCAAAGAGTTTGAACTGCTCGTTGTCCTCCTTCAAAATGCCGGCCGCGTGATGACACATAAAGCCCTGCTCCGGCATATCTGGGGCCCAGCCGGAGAGTCGCAACCGGAATACATTCGTGTCCTGATTGGCCAGTTAAGAAAGAAGCTGGACCGAGGTTTGGGAATACGCTATATCCAAAGTGAGCCCTGGATTGGCTATCGACTGGTAGCCGAAGGCACTACTGCCTCCGATTAA